The Lysobacter enzymogenes genome window below encodes:
- a CDS encoding MBL fold metallo-hydrolase — protein MNTTQSLSADVRSVPLVNNWFAHIYLMSPLTLGLYTKHAHLAMLDSFIDDPEQHLVSSNTPELLGGPFINYTGDPADMARFRDETMERCALHLRCADAINDMYQMLFSQAKGSGVPALYSQVDELIRYGVDIAYDVSKQPGARFIESIFYNSPLNAPQLQTVVLEKASYEPRTFVLSTPQIKNDKTAVTLSLPFGDPLWDELYAGTRDPDGLAERLRPYMQEPEREIPLLKGMLEPPKQAAADAEWTKDTPRIRYFGHACAMIQCAGVSILIDPLISYPNEAEIPHFTFDDLPAHIDYVLITHPHQDHVVFETLLRLRHKVGQVVVGRAGGGGLADVSLKLMLESCGFENVVELSEYESVSFEGGRILGAPFYGEHADLDIRAKLVFAIEMNQSVNLFFADSNPPAPEFYAPLKAMFPKIDCLFLGMECVGAPATWLYGPLLQKMLTRGEDQSRRLDGCDSGKALAMHEYFNPERLFIYAMGAEPWLTHITSILYSEETTQFKEARVVEKALRERGREAELLFGKMELLL, from the coding sequence ATGAATACCACTCAGTCTCTGTCCGCCGATGTGCGCAGCGTTCCGCTGGTCAACAACTGGTTCGCCCACATCTACCTGATGTCGCCGCTGACCCTGGGCCTCTACACCAAGCACGCGCACCTGGCGATGCTGGATTCGTTCATCGACGATCCCGAGCAGCACCTGGTGTCGTCGAACACGCCCGAGCTGCTCGGCGGCCCCTTCATCAACTACACCGGCGATCCGGCCGACATGGCCCGGTTCCGCGACGAAACCATGGAGCGTTGCGCGTTGCACCTGCGCTGCGCCGATGCGATCAACGACATGTACCAGATGCTGTTCAGCCAGGCCAAGGGCAGCGGCGTGCCGGCGCTGTACTCGCAGGTCGACGAGCTGATCCGCTACGGCGTCGACATCGCCTACGACGTCAGCAAGCAGCCGGGCGCGCGCTTCATCGAGTCGATCTTCTACAACAGCCCGCTCAACGCGCCGCAGCTGCAGACCGTGGTGCTGGAGAAGGCCAGCTACGAGCCGCGCACCTTCGTGCTGAGCACGCCGCAGATCAAGAACGACAAGACCGCGGTGACCCTGAGCCTGCCGTTCGGCGACCCGCTGTGGGACGAACTGTACGCCGGCACCCGCGATCCCGACGGCTTGGCCGAGCGCCTGCGCCCGTACATGCAGGAACCCGAGCGCGAGATCCCGCTGCTCAAGGGCATGCTGGAACCGCCCAAGCAGGCCGCCGCCGATGCCGAGTGGACCAAGGACACGCCGCGCATCCGCTACTTCGGCCACGCCTGCGCGATGATCCAGTGCGCCGGCGTCAGCATCCTGATCGATCCGCTGATCAGCTATCCGAACGAAGCCGAAATCCCGCACTTCACCTTCGACGACCTGCCGGCGCATATCGACTACGTGCTGATCACCCATCCGCACCAGGACCACGTGGTGTTCGAGACCCTGCTGCGCCTGCGCCACAAGGTCGGGCAGGTGGTGGTCGGCCGCGCCGGCGGCGGCGGGCTGGCCGACGTCTCGCTGAAGCTGATGCTGGAAAGCTGCGGCTTCGAGAACGTGGTCGAACTCAGCGAGTACGAGAGCGTGAGCTTCGAAGGCGGGCGCATCCTCGGCGCGCCGTTCTACGGCGAGCACGCCGACCTCGACATCCGCGCCAAACTGGTGTTCGCGATCGAGATGAACCAGTCGGTCAACCTGTTCTTCGCCGACTCCAACCCGCCGGCGCCGGAGTTCTACGCGCCGCTGAAGGCGATGTTCCCGAAGATCGACTGCCTGTTCCTCGGCATGGAATGCGTCGGCGCGCCGGCGACCTGGCTGTACGGCCCGCTGCTGCAGAAGATGCTGACCCGCGGCGAAGACCAGTCGCGGCGCCTGGACGGTTGCGACTCGGGCAAGGCCCTGGCCATGCACGAGTACTTCAATCCCGAACGTCTGTTCATCTACGCGATGGGCGCCGAGCCGTGGCTGACCCACATCACCAGCATCCTGTACTCGGAGGAGACCACCCAGTTCAAGGAAGCGCGCGTGGTCGAGAAGGCGCTGCGCGAACGCGGCCGCGAAGCCGAGTTGCTGTTCGGCAAGATGGAACTGCTTCTGTGA
- a CDS encoding ABC transporter ATP-binding protein, producing MKRGGPKRGLFGGPLAQLVRAAGPPRLMLAAAAASSIVAVASTLAFPMLTKQVVDQIPAGGVDPVSIALLGASLTGAALASALTAYLLSRVGYGVVANLRKLLVRKVVGLPIAAFDRSSSGDWVSRVLNDCQSISDLVTREAINLLTSALLLVGSVTVLFLLDLRLTLMLLGSLGAAFLLVIPLGMLLEGLARGTQDRTARLGGILTHVFAEIRLVKAFTAEAREHGRSDEEIEGIRRIGLKQARINVWIEPLMTLALMAAVIAILVYGATRVSRGDITIGTLTAFVLYILNVATPVVQLTHFTAEFHKAKGASTRIASLLQEPAEDPGQGADAAQRERGTLAFRDVSFAYPGGEEMPVLRDIDLIFRPGTTTALVGASGNGKTTILSLIERFYQPSGGTIEYDGEPIESFSLSSWRGRIGYVAQGAPVMPGSVRDNITYGLSGQYSDAMVWEAAQRAGAADFIERMPEGLNTALIEQGNNLSGGQRQRIAIARMFLRNPDILILDEATSALDSETEHQVKLALTELMKGRTNIVVAHNLTTVMQADCIYFLESGRISGMGNHEELNRTHPYYARLVARYFQKTPEPVPVAELAGSAGG from the coding sequence GTGAAGCGCGGCGGCCCGAAACGAGGGCTGTTCGGCGGCCCGCTGGCCCAGCTGGTCCGCGCGGCCGGGCCGCCGCGGCTGATGCTGGCGGCGGCCGCCGCCAGTTCGATAGTCGCGGTGGCCAGCACGCTGGCGTTTCCGATGCTGACCAAGCAGGTCGTCGACCAGATCCCGGCCGGCGGCGTCGACCCGGTCAGCATCGCGCTGCTCGGCGCGTCGCTGACCGGCGCCGCGCTGGCCTCGGCGCTGACCGCCTACCTGTTGTCGCGGGTCGGCTACGGCGTGGTCGCCAACCTGCGCAAGCTGCTGGTGCGCAAGGTGGTCGGCCTGCCGATCGCCGCGTTCGACCGCAGCAGCAGCGGCGACTGGGTCAGCCGGGTGTTGAACGACTGCCAGTCGATCTCCGATCTGGTCACCCGCGAGGCGATCAACCTGCTGACCAGCGCCTTGCTGCTGGTCGGTTCGGTCACGGTGCTGTTCCTGCTCGACCTGCGCTTGACCCTGATGCTGCTCGGCAGCCTAGGCGCCGCGTTCTTGCTGGTGATTCCGCTCGGCATGCTGCTGGAAGGACTGGCGCGCGGCACCCAGGACCGCACCGCGCGGCTCGGCGGGATCCTCACCCACGTGTTCGCCGAGATCCGTCTGGTCAAGGCCTTCACCGCCGAGGCGCGCGAGCACGGGCGCAGCGACGAGGAGATCGAGGGCATCCGCCGGATCGGCTTGAAGCAGGCGCGCATCAACGTCTGGATCGAACCGCTGATGACCCTGGCGCTGATGGCCGCGGTGATCGCGATCCTGGTCTACGGCGCGACCCGGGTCAGCCGCGGCGACATCACCATCGGCACCCTGACCGCGTTCGTGCTGTACATCCTCAACGTCGCCACCCCGGTGGTGCAGCTGACCCACTTCACCGCCGAATTCCACAAGGCCAAGGGCGCGTCGACGCGCATCGCCAGCCTGTTGCAGGAACCGGCCGAAGACCCGGGGCAGGGCGCCGACGCCGCGCAGCGCGAGCGCGGCACGCTGGCGTTCCGCGACGTGTCGTTCGCCTATCCCGGCGGCGAGGAGATGCCGGTGCTGCGCGACATCGACTTGATCTTCCGGCCGGGCACGACCACGGCCCTGGTCGGCGCCAGCGGCAACGGCAAGACCACGATCCTGTCGTTGATCGAACGCTTCTACCAGCCCAGCGGCGGCACGATCGAATACGACGGCGAACCGATCGAGTCGTTCAGCCTGTCGTCGTGGCGCGGCCGCATCGGCTACGTCGCCCAGGGCGCGCCGGTGATGCCCGGCAGCGTGCGCGACAACATCACCTACGGCCTCAGCGGCCAGTACAGCGACGCGATGGTGTGGGAAGCGGCGCAGCGCGCCGGCGCGGCCGACTTCATCGAGCGCATGCCCGAAGGGCTCAACACCGCGTTGATCGAGCAGGGCAACAATCTCTCCGGCGGCCAGCGCCAGCGCATCGCGATCGCGCGCATGTTCCTGCGCAATCCCGACATCCTGATCCTGGACGAGGCGACCTCGGCGCTGGACAGCGAGACCGAGCATCAGGTCAAGCTGGCCCTGACCGAGCTGATGAAGGGCCGTACCAACATCGTCGTCGCCCACAACCTGACCACGGTGATGCAGGCCGACTGCATCTACTTCCTGGAGAGCGGCCGGATCTCGGGCATGGGCAACCACGAGGAACTCAACCGCACCCATCCGTACTACGCACGGCTGGTCGCGCGGTATTTCCAGAAGACGCCGGAGCCGGTGCCGGTCGCCGAACTCGCGGGCAGCGCCGGTGGCTGA
- a CDS encoding efflux RND transporter permease subunit has translation MIRRPIGLSLLGIGLVLAGLWTYALLGVAALPSLEFPGVTVLSQLPGASAQTMATTVAAPLERRLGRIAGLQSMEAQISEGSVLIQLSFAYGRSADKAARDVQAAINDAAPDLPADMPLPPQYFKANTNAIPVLMLALTSDSQPPERLYDLADRTLKPAIAQIPGVAQVQVSGGAPHAVRIELDNASLAAKGLVANDVANALIAANVTSPLGLLSDGRQRISVAVNGGLRDPREFADLLIAVRHGASVRLGDVARVDSGQQDRYQAAWFGAQRAVTMQIGKRAEANAVATVAEIRSRLPALRASLPADVRVAPMFDLTQTVRSGLHEVEVALLLSVVMVAAVMLAFLRRLRPTLIAMLSVPLALAGAFVAMWALGYSLNTLSLVALVLCIGFVVDDAIVVIENIVRHMEHGLPPARAAAAAVGEIGFTIVSITLSLLAVFAPLLLGNNELVILLREFSATLAAAVAISAIVSLSLTPALCARYLTPEPSPPPQPTRLEAALQGFDRALHQRYERALDWSLRHRRLMRWQPPMLLIATVAVAWAALTSAGAGFMPDEDTGMLQASFRADTNVSPSRLSEHAQRLIRIMRDDPAVLNVTTILGADSGGAVGSTGNMFVDLKPKGSGPGERAESLKQVIARLDERYRQLAGVSIALSPLQLLGGDEGRSGGLFSFQLVNGLGGDELQPAALKVVEALRRMPQFRDVASNYDALGKQQMLRVDRALAARLGVNMGDVDSALASAFGQRTVSVIYADISQYWVVLTSSDEGRLGVDGLLQTRVRAAGGAMVPLAALARVEPHLAPANISHYNQLESAKIGYNLAGDTTPDRAAALIREAVEQAGVPAGIRLNLDGDAQRLQSAQSNGLILLLAAVAAMYIVLGVLYESLLHPLTILSTLPAAALGAFAAMLVTGTPLTLMTVIAVLLLIGIVKKNAILMVDFALTAERRRGATPVQAIREAALVRFRPILMTTLAAIGAALPLAIGFGVGAEMRQPLGIAIVGGLLVSQLLTLLSTPAIYLWNHDRLLRKAARREKRAMRSALAVAGSAA, from the coding sequence ATGATCCGTCGCCCGATCGGTCTGTCCTTGCTCGGCATCGGACTGGTGCTGGCCGGATTGTGGACTTACGCGCTGCTCGGCGTGGCCGCGCTGCCGTCGCTGGAATTCCCCGGCGTGACCGTGCTGTCGCAACTGCCCGGCGCCAGCGCGCAGACCATGGCGACGACGGTGGCCGCGCCGCTGGAACGCAGGCTCGGGCGCATCGCCGGGCTGCAATCGATGGAAGCGCAGATCAGCGAAGGCTCGGTGCTGATCCAGTTGTCGTTCGCGTACGGCCGCAGCGCCGACAAGGCCGCGCGCGACGTGCAGGCGGCGATCAACGACGCCGCGCCGGACCTGCCGGCCGACATGCCGCTGCCGCCGCAGTACTTCAAGGCCAACACCAACGCGATTCCGGTGCTGATGCTGGCGCTGACTTCGGACTCGCAGCCGCCGGAGCGGCTGTACGATCTGGCCGACCGCACGCTCAAGCCGGCGATCGCGCAGATTCCGGGCGTCGCTCAGGTCCAGGTCTCCGGCGGCGCGCCGCACGCGGTGCGGATCGAGCTCGACAACGCCTCGCTGGCGGCCAAGGGGCTGGTCGCCAACGACGTCGCCAACGCGCTGATCGCGGCCAACGTGACCTCGCCGCTGGGCCTGCTCAGCGACGGCCGCCAGCGCATTAGCGTGGCGGTCAACGGCGGCCTGCGCGACCCGCGCGAATTCGCCGACCTGCTGATCGCGGTGCGCCACGGCGCCTCGGTGCGCCTCGGCGACGTGGCCCGGGTCGACAGCGGCCAGCAGGACCGCTACCAGGCCGCGTGGTTCGGCGCGCAGCGCGCGGTGACGATGCAGATCGGCAAGCGCGCGGAGGCCAATGCGGTGGCGACGGTCGCGGAAATCCGTTCGCGACTGCCGGCCTTGCGCGCGTCGCTGCCGGCCGATGTCCGGGTCGCGCCGATGTTCGACCTGACCCAGACCGTGCGCTCGGGCCTGCACGAAGTCGAAGTCGCGCTGCTGCTGAGCGTGGTCATGGTCGCGGCGGTGATGCTGGCGTTCCTGCGCCGGCTGCGCCCGACCCTGATCGCCATGCTCAGCGTGCCGCTGGCGCTGGCCGGCGCGTTCGTGGCGATGTGGGCGTTGGGTTACTCGCTGAACACCTTGTCGCTGGTCGCGCTGGTGCTGTGCATCGGCTTCGTCGTCGACGATGCCATCGTGGTCATCGAGAACATCGTCCGCCACATGGAACATGGCCTGCCGCCGGCGCGGGCGGCGGCCGCGGCGGTCGGCGAGATCGGCTTCACCATCGTCTCGATCACCCTGTCGCTGCTGGCGGTGTTCGCGCCGCTGCTGCTCGGCAACAACGAACTGGTGATCCTGCTGCGCGAATTCTCCGCGACCCTGGCCGCGGCCGTGGCGATCTCGGCGATCGTGTCGCTGAGCCTGACCCCGGCGCTGTGCGCGCGCTACCTGACCCCGGAACCGTCGCCGCCGCCGCAACCCACGCGGCTGGAAGCGGCGCTGCAAGGATTCGACCGGGCGCTGCACCAGCGTTACGAGCGCGCCCTGGACTGGTCGCTGCGCCATCGCCGGCTGATGCGCTGGCAGCCGCCAATGCTGCTGATCGCAACCGTCGCGGTGGCCTGGGCCGCGCTGACCAGCGCCGGCGCCGGGTTCATGCCCGACGAAGACACCGGCATGCTGCAGGCGAGTTTCCGCGCCGACACCAACGTCTCGCCCTCGCGCCTGTCCGAACACGCGCAACGGCTGATCCGGATCATGCGCGACGACCCGGCGGTGTTGAACGTCACCACCATCCTCGGCGCCGACAGCGGCGGCGCGGTCGGCAGCACCGGCAACATGTTCGTCGACCTCAAGCCCAAGGGCAGCGGGCCCGGGGAGCGCGCCGAAAGCCTCAAGCAAGTGATCGCGCGTCTCGACGAGCGTTACAGGCAGCTCGCCGGCGTGTCGATCGCGCTGAGCCCGCTGCAACTGCTCGGCGGCGACGAAGGCCGCAGCGGCGGGCTGTTCTCGTTCCAGTTGGTCAACGGCCTCGGCGGCGACGAATTGCAGCCCGCGGCGCTGAAAGTGGTCGAGGCGCTGCGGCGCATGCCGCAGTTCCGCGACGTCGCCAGCAACTACGACGCGCTCGGCAAGCAGCAGATGCTGCGCGTCGACCGCGCCCTGGCCGCGCGCCTGGGCGTCAACATGGGCGACGTCGACTCGGCCCTGGCCAGCGCGTTCGGCCAGCGCACGGTGTCGGTGATCTATGCCGACATCAGCCAGTACTGGGTGGTGCTGACCTCGTCCGACGAAGGCCGGCTCGGCGTCGACGGCCTGCTGCAGACGCGGGTGCGCGCCGCCGGCGGGGCGATGGTGCCGCTGGCGGCGCTGGCGCGGGTCGAGCCGCATCTGGCGCCGGCCAACATCAGCCATTACAACCAGCTCGAATCGGCCAAGATCGGCTACAACCTCGCCGGCGACACCACGCCCGACCGCGCCGCGGCGCTGATCCGCGAAGCGGTCGAGCAGGCCGGCGTGCCCGCGGGCATCCGACTCAACCTCGACGGCGACGCCCAGCGCCTGCAATCGGCGCAGTCCAACGGTTTGATCCTGCTGCTCGCGGCGGTCGCGGCGATGTACATCGTGCTCGGCGTCCTGTACGAGAGCCTGCTGCATCCGCTGACGATCCTGTCGACCTTGCCGGCCGCGGCGCTCGGCGCGTTCGCGGCGATGCTGGTCACCGGCACGCCGCTGACCCTGATGACGGTGATCGCGGTGCTGCTGCTGATCGGCATCGTCAAGAAGAACGCGATCCTGATGGTCGACTTCGCCCTGACCGCCGAACGCCGGCGCGGCGCCACGCCGGTGCAGGCGATCCGCGAAGCCGCGCTGGTGCGCTTCCGCCCGATCCTGATGACCACGCTGGCGGCGATCGGCGCGGCGCTGCCGCTGGCGATCGGCTTCGGCGTCGGCGCGGAGATGCGCCAGCCGCTCGGCATCGCCATCGTCGGCGGGCTGTTGGTGTCGCAGTTGCTGACCTTGCTGAGCACGCCGGCGATCTATCTGTGGAATCACGACCGTCTGCTGCGCAAGGCCGCGCGCCGGGAAAAACGCGCGATGCGCAGCGCGCTAGCCGTCGCCGGGAGCGCGGCATGA
- a CDS encoding efflux RND transporter periplasmic adaptor subunit translates to MSRFRKIALVAVAAVVLGGAGLAALSQAPADPNAAPGADKGEGGAGGGDAQAPVPVALAAVARQDVPVYLTAQGTVQARNSVTVNPQIGGVRLIELHFKEGQEVKRGDLLAQLDPRNAQASYDEAVAKLRQDQAALATARSNYRRSSDPQYRQYVSKLDLDTQRNAVAQNEALIAADEAAIHNARVQLDYTRVLAPIDGVAGLRGVDPGNVVTTSTNLVTLTQVRPIYVAFSLPEQNLDTVYRAAQAGAAQAAPLEVEALDRVDAHTVAAGGRLDVIDNAVDSATGTFRLRSLFDNDPRALWPGQFVNVRLKVRTVAGGLVIPAQALQRSPQGDYVYLLQADQTVAMQPVKVAGEVGDSQVMIGAGLKEGGRVVIEGQFRLKPGSKVKPVAATATVAAAAAAGGASHAASAR, encoded by the coding sequence ATGTCGCGTTTTCGCAAGATCGCGTTGGTCGCCGTCGCGGCGGTGGTGTTGGGCGGCGCGGGACTGGCGGCGTTGAGCCAGGCGCCGGCCGACCCGAACGCAGCCCCCGGCGCTGACAAAGGCGAGGGCGGTGCCGGCGGCGGCGACGCGCAGGCGCCGGTGCCGGTCGCGCTGGCCGCGGTCGCGCGCCAGGACGTGCCGGTGTACCTGACCGCGCAAGGCACGGTGCAGGCGCGCAACAGCGTCACCGTCAATCCGCAGATCGGCGGCGTGCGCCTGATCGAACTGCATTTCAAGGAAGGCCAGGAGGTCAAGCGCGGCGATCTGCTCGCCCAGCTCGACCCGCGCAACGCCCAGGCCAGTTACGACGAAGCGGTCGCCAAGCTGCGCCAGGACCAGGCCGCGCTGGCGACCGCGCGCAGCAACTACCGGCGTTCGTCGGACCCGCAGTATCGCCAGTACGTGTCCAAGCTCGACCTCGACACCCAACGCAACGCCGTCGCCCAGAACGAGGCGCTGATCGCCGCCGACGAAGCGGCGATCCACAACGCGCGGGTGCAGTTGGACTACACCCGGGTGCTGGCGCCGATCGACGGCGTCGCCGGACTGCGCGGGGTCGATCCCGGCAACGTGGTGACGACCAGCACCAACCTCGTCACCCTCACCCAGGTGCGGCCGATCTATGTCGCCTTCAGCCTGCCGGAACAGAATCTCGACACCGTGTACCGCGCCGCGCAGGCCGGCGCCGCGCAAGCCGCGCCGCTCGAGGTCGAAGCGCTGGACCGGGTCGACGCCCACACCGTCGCCGCCGGCGGACGCCTCGACGTCATCGACAACGCCGTGGATTCGGCCACCGGCACCTTCAGGCTGCGTTCGCTGTTCGACAACGACCCGCGCGCCTTGTGGCCGGGGCAGTTCGTCAACGTGCGGCTGAAGGTGCGCACCGTCGCCGGCGGTCTGGTGATTCCGGCGCAGGCGCTGCAACGCAGCCCGCAGGGCGACTACGTGTATCTGCTGCAGGCCGACCAAACGGTCGCGATGCAGCCGGTGAAAGTCGCCGGCGAAGTCGGCGACAGCCAGGTCATGATCGGCGCGGGCTTGAAAGAGGGCGGCCGCGTCGTGATCGAAGGCCAGTTCCGGCTCAAGCCCGGCAGCAAGGTCAAGCCGGTCGCCGCGACCGCCACGGTCGCCGCAGCCGCGGCGGCCGGCGGCGCGTCGCATGCGGCGTCGGCGCGCTGA
- a CDS encoding efflux RND transporter permease subunit translates to MAFSTLFIRRPVATCLLMAAVVLLGLLGYRQLPVSALPEIDAPSLIVTTQYPGASAPTMAALVTTPLERQFGQIAGLAMMTSDSSAGLSTVVLRFDMGRDIDVAAQDVQAAINQAKGVLPANLPYPPVYNRVNLADAPILTLKLTSDSLPLREVNNYADSILAQKLSQVQGVGLVSIAGNVRPAVRVQVDPAQLSGLGLTLEDLRSALTQANVNAPKGTLNGKTQSYSIGSNDQLRDAVEYRNTVVSYRNGAPVLLQDVARVVDGVENDQLAAWADGRPAVLLDVRRQPGANIVDTVERIRQLMPELRGVLPAGVHLEVFADRTATIRASVADVQFTLALTIGLVVAVIFVFLRRLWATLIPSVAVPLSLLGTFAVMACAGMSLDNLSLMALTVATGFVVDDAIVMVENIVRYMEQGRDSKRAAEIGAREIGFTVVSLTVSLIAVFLPLLLMPGVTGRLFHEFAWVLTIATAISMLVSLTLTPMMCAYLLKRDALPREDAHAGGAWARILAVYARTLDWVLGRQRLMLLVASASVALTVVLYVAIPKGLLPEQDTGLIVGVIQADQNVAFEQMQQRTQAVAAILQKQAGVAGVAAFIGTGPVNPSLNQAQLSIVLAERGQRDGLERLLPRLRQAVADIPGVALYLKPVQDVALDNRVAATEYQYALSSVDNEALADYAQRMTERLRRQPELRDVGNNLSDRGDALLLNVDRAKASRLGVPMQTINDTLYDAFGQRQISTIFTQLNQYRVVMEVAPQFRNAGALLNQLGVRANGDGALTGSNASGFGQPASSNSATPSGIGSAGNVGFALGAGGVVPLAALASAQVGSEPLVVSHQQQLPAVTVGFNLAPGYSLSQAVAAIERVERELQLPSRVRGQLVGKAAEFSASLADEVWLLLAAVVVIYIVLGVLYESYLHPLTIVSTLPPAGVGALLALMLCGMSLSVEGIVGIVLLIGIVKKNAIIMIDFAIGAQRGGLDPSEAIRRACLLRLRPIMMTTATALLGALPLALGSGIGAELRRPLGVAIVGGLLLSQLVTLYTTPVIYLWLERSAQRLRARRQARAAGAMRPLGA, encoded by the coding sequence ATGGCCTTCTCGACGCTGTTCATCCGCCGCCCGGTCGCCACCTGCCTGCTGATGGCGGCGGTGGTGTTGCTGGGCCTGCTCGGCTATCGCCAGTTGCCGGTGTCGGCATTGCCGGAAATCGACGCGCCGAGCCTGATCGTCACCACCCAATACCCCGGCGCCAGCGCGCCGACGATGGCGGCATTGGTCACGACACCGCTGGAGCGCCAGTTCGGCCAGATCGCCGGGCTGGCGATGATGACGTCGGATTCCTCGGCCGGTTTATCGACGGTGGTTCTGCGCTTCGACATGGGCCGCGACATCGACGTGGCCGCGCAGGACGTGCAGGCGGCGATCAATCAGGCCAAGGGCGTGCTGCCGGCCAACCTGCCGTATCCACCGGTCTACAACCGGGTCAACCTGGCCGATGCGCCGATCCTGACCCTGAAACTGACGTCCGACAGCCTGCCGCTGCGCGAGGTCAACAACTACGCCGATTCGATCCTGGCGCAGAAGCTCTCGCAGGTGCAGGGCGTGGGGCTGGTGTCGATCGCCGGCAACGTGCGGCCGGCGGTGCGGGTGCAGGTCGATCCGGCGCAACTGTCGGGCCTGGGCCTGACCCTGGAAGACCTGCGCAGCGCGCTGACCCAGGCCAACGTCAACGCGCCCAAGGGCACGCTCAACGGCAAGACCCAGTCCTACAGCATCGGCAGCAACGACCAGCTGCGCGACGCGGTGGAGTACCGCAACACCGTGGTCAGCTACCGCAACGGCGCGCCGGTGCTGTTGCAGGACGTGGCGCGGGTCGTCGACGGGGTCGAGAACGACCAGCTCGCCGCCTGGGCCGACGGCCGCCCGGCGGTGCTGCTGGACGTGCGCCGCCAGCCGGGCGCGAACATCGTCGACACGGTCGAACGCATCCGCCAACTGATGCCGGAACTGCGCGGCGTGCTGCCGGCCGGCGTGCACCTGGAGGTGTTCGCCGACCGCACCGCCACCATCCGCGCCTCGGTCGCGGACGTGCAGTTCACCCTGGCGCTGACCATCGGCCTGGTGGTCGCGGTGATCTTCGTGTTCCTGCGCCGGCTGTGGGCGACGCTGATCCCGTCGGTGGCGGTGCCGCTGTCGCTGCTGGGCACGTTCGCGGTCATGGCCTGCGCCGGCATGTCGCTCGACAACCTGTCGCTGATGGCGCTGACCGTGGCGACCGGGTTCGTCGTCGACGATGCCATCGTCATGGTCGAGAACATCGTGCGCTACATGGAGCAAGGCCGCGACAGCAAGCGTGCGGCCGAGATCGGCGCGCGCGAGATCGGCTTCACCGTGGTGTCGCTGACGGTGTCGCTGATCGCGGTGTTCCTGCCGCTGCTGCTGATGCCCGGGGTCACCGGCCGTCTGTTCCACGAGTTCGCCTGGGTGCTGACCATCGCCACCGCGATCTCGATGCTGGTGTCGCTGACCTTGACGCCGATGATGTGCGCCTATCTGCTCAAGCGCGATGCGCTGCCGCGCGAGGACGCGCACGCCGGCGGCGCGTGGGCGCGGATCCTCGCCGTGTACGCGCGCACGCTCGACTGGGTGTTGGGCCGGCAGCGGTTGATGCTGCTGGTCGCCAGCGCCAGCGTCGCGCTGACCGTCGTCTTGTACGTCGCCATTCCCAAGGGTCTGCTGCCCGAACAAGACACCGGCTTGATCGTCGGCGTGATCCAGGCCGACCAGAACGTCGCCTTCGAACAGATGCAGCAGCGCACCCAGGCGGTGGCGGCGATCCTGCAAAAGCAAGCCGGCGTGGCCGGCGTCGCCGCGTTCATCGGCACCGGCCCGGTCAATCCGTCGTTGAACCAGGCCCAGCTCAGCATCGTCCTGGCCGAGCGCGGCCAGCGCGACGGCCTGGAGCGCTTGCTGCCGCGCCTGCGCCAGGCTGTGGCCGACATCCCCGGCGTCGCGCTTTACCTCAAGCCGGTGCAGGACGTGGCGTTGGACAATCGCGTCGCCGCGACCGAGTACCAATACGCCTTGTCCTCGGTCGACAACGAGGCCCTGGCCGACTACGCACAGCGCATGACCGAGCGCCTGCGCCGGCAGCCGGAGCTGCGCGACGTCGGCAACAACCTGTCCGACCGCGGCGACGCGCTGCTGCTCAACGTCGACCGGGCCAAGGCCAGCCGCCTCGGCGTGCCGATGCAGACGATCAACGACACCTTGTACGACGCGTTCGGCCAGCGCCAGATTTCGACCATCTTCACCCAGCTCAACCAGTACCGGGTGGTGATGGAAGTCGCGCCGCAGTTCCGCAACGCCGGCGCCTTGCTCAACCAGCTTGGGGTGCGCGCCAACGGCGACGGCGCGCTGACCGGCAGCAACGCGAGCGGTTTCGGCCAGCCGGCTTCGAGCAATTCGGCCACGCCGTCTGGCATAGGCAGCGCCGGCAACGTCGGCTTCGCGCTCGGCGCCGGCGGCGTGGTGCCGCTGGCCGCGCTGGCCAGCGCCCAGGTCGGCAGCGAGCCGCTGGTGGTCAGCCATCAGCAGCAACTGCCGGCGGTGACGGTCGGGTTCAACCTCGCGCCGGGCTACTCGCTGTCGCAGGCGGTCGCGGCGATCGAGCGGGTCGAGCGCGAGCTGCAACTGCCGTCGCGGGTGCGCGGGCAACTGGTCGGCAAGGCCGCCGAATTCTCCGCCTCGCTCGCCGACGAAGTCTGGCTGCTGCTGGCGGCCGTGGTGGTGATCTACATCGTGCTCGGCGTGTTGTACGAGAGCTACCTCCACCCGCTGACCATCGTCTCGACCCTGCCGCCGGCCGGCGTCGGCGCGCTGCTGGCGCTGATGCTGTGCGGCATGAGCCTGTCGGTCGAAGGCATCGTCGGCATCGTGTTGCTGATCGGCATCGTCAAGAAGAACGCGATCATCATGATCGACTTCGCGATCGGCGCGCAGCGCGGCGGGCTGGATCCGAGCGAGGCGATCCGCCGCGCCTGCCTGCTGCGCCTGCGCCCGATCATGATGACCACCGCGACCGCCTTGCTCGGCGCGTTGCCGCTGGCGCTCGGCAGCGGCATCGGCGCGGAACTGCGCCGGCCGCTCGGCGTGGCCATCGTCGGCGGGCTGCTGCTGTCGCAGTTGGTCACGCTGTATACGACGCCGGTGATCTATCTGTGGCTGGAGCGCTCGGCGCAGCGGCTGCGCGCGCGGCGCCAGGCGCGCGCGGCCGGCGCGATGCGGCCGCTGGGCGCCTGA